The genomic region GAGGCGGCCGCGCAGGGCTTGGTGGCGGGGATCAATGCCGCCCATTTTGCCCTTGGTCGAGAACCGATCGTGCTCGAACGCTCCCAAAGCTACATTGGTGTGATGATCGACGATCTGGTAACAAAGGGCGCCGAAGACCCCTATCGAATGCTGACCGGCAGGGCAGAGTACCGGCTGGCGCTTAGGCACGACAACGCCGACGAGCGGCTGACGCCGATAGCGCGGAAAATCGGATTGGCATCGGTTGATCGAGCTAAGCGCTTTGAATGCAAGACGACCGAGGTTCAGAACGAGATTGAACGATTGAAGGGGTTGACTTTGGGCGGGCGCCACAACCCTCTTCTTGAGAGCGCCGGATTGCCGACGCTGACCGGCTCGGTCTCGGCCTATGACTATTTGAGCCGACCGGGAGTTGTCTGGGACGCATTGGCGGCGCTGTTTCCTTCAGCGTCTCCGGTTTCCGCCGACGCTCGATTTCAGGTCGAAACGCAAGCAAAGTATGCGTACTATCTGCGAAAGCAGGATTCGGAAGTTCAGCGGATGCGCCGGCTGGAAGAGCATCGCATACCGGAAGGGATCGACTTTCTCGCATTGAGGGCGATCTCGAAGGAGTCTCGGGAGAAGTTAGCGAAGGTTCGGCCTTTGACGGTCGGCCAGGCTTCGCGCGTGCCGGGCGTGCGCCCGGCCGACATCTCGGCGCTGTTGGTCTATCTGAAAAAGTGAAACCGGTAGGGATCGGGGGTTGACAAAGCTGCCAAAATGCGCCATAATATTGGGTAGTTTGACACTACCGGCGGTGTCGCGCCGTCTATAGATGAGTAAGAAGTCGGCGGACAAGATCGTTGCTCGGTGGCGCAGCGGCGCAGTGCACGAAGCGAAGGAAAGCGAGTTGATCGCGGTGTTAAAAGCGTATGGGGTTAAGTGGCGATGGTCGAAGAAGCGGCACATTGTCCTAGAGATGGATTCACGACTGACGCAAACCTATGGCGATGTCGTGTCGCTCAGTTACCATCATCAAGGCAACCAGGGCAAAGTGAGCCCTAAGAGTATAAGCAAGCTGTTGCAAGTGTTAGATGATTTGTAGTTTTTATAGCGAGGAGACGTGTAGCGATGACAAACGCAGAAAAGCTGGAACTGTATCCAGTGTCGGTAACGATGCTCTCAGAGGACGAGGGCGGGGGATTCTTTGCTTGGTTTACCAACATCGGCGCATCATTGTCGGGCGAAGGTCTGACAAGGCAGGAAGCCATTCAGGATTTGATGGACGCATCCGAATCCTATTTAGAAGTCTTGGACGAGCGAGGCGTTGAGCTTCCAGAAGTTCCGGCGACACCGGATTGGACCATGCTATCAGGGCGAGTAACGCTTCGGTTGCCCAGATCGCTTCATGCTCAGCTTGTAGCGATGGCGGAGATGGAAGGCGCGAGCCTCAATTCGCTCATTACGTGCATTTTGGAGTCGGCGGCTGCATCGCCCACCTATCGCCCCACAACCCTTGCCAACATTAAGGAGCCTCAGCAACCTGAGAGAAGGGGCTCGACACGCAGATCAAAGGCGAAGAGCCCTGTTCTCAAGCTATCTTCTGAACTTGGAGCATCCCCCCGAAGAGCTACAGTTAACGAATCGAAAGTGCACTACGACAAACCTAAAAAGAAAAAAAACCCCTAACCGCCGATCCAGTGCAGCAATCGGCCGCAACTCTCGCAGGCTACGAACACAGGGTCGTTTTTGATCTTGGTCATGATGAACGCCGTAACCGCCGTGTTGCACGCCTTGCAGGTATTGTCCTCTACCAAAATCACCGCGAGACCGCCGCACTTCTTTCGCACAGCGTCATACTTCGCCAAGCTTGGCGCATCGATCTCGGCGGCCATCTCCTCTCGCTTGGCGGTCGCTTCGGCTAACTGCGCTTCTAACTTGCTTTTCTCGCTCAAATACTGCTCCATGTGCGCGGCGTACT from Armatimonadota bacterium harbors:
- a CDS encoding toxin-antitoxin system HicB family antitoxin; its protein translation is MTNAEKLELYPVSVTMLSEDEGGGFFAWFTNIGASLSGEGLTRQEAIQDLMDASESYLEVLDERGVELPEVPATPDWTMLSGRVTLRLPRSLHAQLVAMAEMEGASLNSLITCILESAAASPTYRPTTLANIKEPQQPERRGSTRRSKAKSPVLKLSSELGASPRRATVNESKVHYDKPKKKKNP